The genome window atccccccaccccatacacagGCACTCCCTTctaccacacaccccccaccccatacacagGCATTCCCTTctaccacacaccccccccccatacACAGGCATTCCCTTctaccacacccccccccccatacacaGGCATTCCCTTctaccacacaccccccccccccatacataGGCATTCCCTTctaccacacacacccccccccccatacatAGGCATTCCCTTCTACcacacatccccccaccccatacacagGCATTCCCTTctaccacacaccccccaccccatacacagGCATTCCCTTctaccacacacccccccccccatacacaGGCATTCCCTTctaccacaccccccccccatacACAGGCATTCCCTTCTACCACACCCCCCCCATACACAGGCATTCCCTTctaccacaccccccccccccccatacacaGGCATTCCCTTctaccacacaccccccaccccatacacagGCATTCCCTTctaccacacaccccccaccccatacacagGCATTCCCTTTCCCCTTTCTACCCCCCCCCATACACAGGCATTCCCTTCTACCACACACCCCCCCATACACAGGCATTCCCTTGTCCAAAGGCATGACCTTTGCCATTGTGACTTAATTTCTCTGGTCCAAATATGGAGGCAGCTAATGATCCACTAGTTCATGAAGCGTTTGATTTTGTAGCTGTCCCAGTGACAGACTAGCCACTTGAAGGTGTTCAGGTGAAATATTGATCTGTTGTATCCAAGATCTGTTTGGTTTTGTCTGCAAGCTGCTTTAGCAACATTTTAAGCTaactcatcccaactccttgttCACTTCTCAGAATATCTGTGCTGAATATTTGATTACATATGTTTTGCTTTGTAGAGTTTTGCAGCTGTTTCCACAGATATTGGTCTGAAATTACTTGGTTTGTAGTGGTTTCAGGATTCCTCCTGTGGGATAGTAAGCGTTGCATTACTCTCTCTAGACCCTTTGTGTGACTTTAAGGGGGTCAGCAGTGCAATGGACatgtgaaatgtgaagcagtttCATACTTGCATGCAAGTGCTGTGACTGGATACTGGACTTTCTGTGGGGTTTGGTGTCCATTTAAAACATATCTTTTAATGACCTCCATATTGCCATTATACTGATGTTGAGGGATTCCAGATTAATTCCTGAATTATTTAAAGTGCTCATTGTGTTGCTTGTTTTTCGAGGTTTTAAATGTCTATAATGACTCAAGGTTGGCAGAATGTGTAGAATCTGTtaactaaatttttaaaatttgtatctTGTATTCCAGCCATGAATCATGGTTCATGTCCTCTTGACTGCAAGGTGTACGTAGGAAACCTTGGAAACAATGGAAATAAGACAGAGCTTGAGAGATCATTTGGATATTATGGCCCTCTCCGCAGTGTATGGGTTGCCCGGAATCCACCTGGATTTGCATTTGTTGAGTTCGAAGATCCGCGAGATGCTTCGGATGCAGTCAGAGAACTTGATGGAAGGTAAttatttccctccctaaagttGGTGTCATTCCCTTTTGAGTTGTCTTCACAGCTTTTGTTGCATACTTCCCAAAACTGATTCTGAGAAGCAGTCAGATCAATGTGCTGTTGATGAATGGAGACATTTTATGGACATGTGGAACTGCTCCATCTAATGGCCAGAGTGAGATTGCAGCACAACGGTTATAAGATGTTGGTGATTTCAAAGTGTCCATTTTGTGTGCCTGCAACTTTAATCTGGTCGTCACTAATTATACTGTAGCAGGATAACAAATACTGATTAAATGTTACCACACGTACAACAGTGTTAACATCAATGCTTTGGCACTGCAGTTACCCAAATGCCTTAAATTGTACAACTTTTGATATTTATAATCTCTTTCCATCTGCCTCTTTCCAAGCTGTAATCAGTTAAGACTGTGGCTTAGTTAACATCATTGAGGTATTTGGAATTTTCATGCAGCACTATACGTATTAACGTTAAGTTGAGAACCAAACAGGGTAACCCCATCCAGAACCAATTGTATCTCTCTTTTAAAAGTTGGGTTTTGAATAAAACCTTAGGAAAGATTTTTACTCTCTAAATTTCAGTAGTTCATTGCTGTGTGATGTATTTGGCTTTGAACTGTACATTGAGCCATGTTTCAATCTCTTTGCCTTTACTAAGGATGAAAATCCTGGCTGTAAAATCAATCCTGATTATAACAGGCCAGATACAGCCCCATTTCATCCATGTATTTATGGTTAACTGCCATTCGTGTTTGATGTAAATGAAGCCCGATACTACAACTATAATGACTGTGCCATTCTAAACTACTGTTTTTCAGTTTTGAATCTGTTCGTCCTAAATCTGgcttcttttaatctttcagttCTTGATTGAATTGATCTGAGTTTTATGTATAGCAACATTTTTTCCTTGACCAGAGTTGTCTAACCTGGGGTGGACTCTTTATGTTGTAATCCAAACAGGATTTCATCTTGAGTGAATAATTTTCCAAAAAACCCATAGACCAATTCGAAGCCAGTAACAGACCCAATGCACTTTGGTCAAGAAATGTCTTCTACTTACTCCTAACTTAAGTGAGGTGCTGTGGAGCTTATGTACTGTTGTAAAAGTGACCATGTTGTTTGGTGTTTAATAGATCAGGAATGTTTAGTAATGTAAGTCAGTTACATATTGTTACACCCTGCAATCTGAGATAGTGTCCCTTGCTGTATTCGGTCGGTGGttaacctttggaattctgtatcacAAAGTTGTGGAAGCCAGGTCACTAGAGACTAAGTGTTAaggaatgtggagctgaatggCAGAAAGGGCTGAAAGGTCTAGTCTTAACCAAACTAGTGAAACTAAAAACAGAGCAAAGGGGAGGCTCTACTGAACTGGTCCCTATTGTCTTGGCACCTGTCCAGCCATTCTCAGCATTTAATTATTGATTTTCAGGAATCTCTGTGGCTGCCGTGTCCGTGTAGAACTGTCCAATGGTGAGAGACGCATCCGTAATCGTGGCCCACCTCCGGCATGGGCTAGGCGATCTCGTGAGGATTATCGCCGTAGAAGCCCCCCTGTCCGGCGCAGGTAACACTGTGATATTGGTTTTTGATGTAGCTGTGCATGCAAAAATTCATATTTAAAATTGCTGTAATTGTTTTCCTTCTGTGTAATTCATGTTGAGCTGTTTGCTTGATGTAACAGCTACTAGTGATGGGCGACATAGTTTTAAACAACAGCCTGAAATTTCCTGATGATGTGTCCAGTTGCTTTTAATGTGAATGTATATAGGGAAGGACTCCACATGATCCTTGTTCTGCGGTTTGCCAGCAGGGATGTCATGATGAAGATACCTGTTTGAGGCATGTTGTCAGTG of Stegostoma tigrinum isolate sSteTig4 chromosome 21, sSteTig4.hap1, whole genome shotgun sequence contains these proteins:
- the LOC125462967 gene encoding serine/arginine-rich splicing factor 3 encodes the protein MNHGSCPLDCKVYVGNLGNNGNKTELERSFGYYGPLRSVWVARNPPGFAFVEFEDPRDASDAVRELDGRNLCGCRVRVELSNGERRIRNRGPPPAWARRSREDYRRRSPPVRRRSPPRRRSFSRSRSRSLSRDRRRERSLSRERNHKQSRSFSRSRSRSRSNDRK